Part of the Vigna angularis cultivar LongXiaoDou No.4 chromosome 1, ASM1680809v1, whole genome shotgun sequence genome, ttacagtTTAATTCTGAAAGAAAAAAGGGTACGCTTATGGCCGAACATCCTTACAACAATACTCcagaatttaaactttacaaaatgaAAGACTAAATCGAACGGTTCCAAAACTATGCTTACACCGAAcggttatacaaaataaaactaattctAACAACCGAACGGTCCTATGGTTCAGCTTTAACGTTCACTTCTTCCAAAGCCTCTTACAGCAAACACTCGTCCCattctactcacatccacaggatgatcattgcaacaagaAGAATAACCGAACGGACAACATGACAAGATAAGaaagtagggtaagcttatgtaatttaattaatctaataaaacatataattcacacaaaatctcatatttaataaaatcaataggTCAATCATGCAACAACCAATCATACATTTCCAACAATAACCGAACAGTAAAacatgcaatgaccgaccactttattctgactgtccggactgtatgaattatgtatagctacgacgtttgtgcaccGGGATGATGTAatagctgggatgccctcaacagttgccacccgagATTAGTCCGTTATATCTcgcccaagttcaccttatggactaggacctcctgccattctcacacatgatttactcctctctacttgagaatgagtaatcatagaatatcaggataaacgccagttaagcataaccacattcatactctaccattcaataaccaatcctgagatattcctccctggaatactcctTCATATCCATATTATTCCATTCATATCACACTTTAAATACCATCATACTTAATCATCAATACAGTCAAATCGAACCAAGAAAACAAGATCTCATCTTAGAACATAACTGAAAGAGATAACATCAATCTTAGAAGCAAGACCGAACGAGAGAATACTTTTTAGGTTAACATAATCGAAtacttagtgtaagaccgagtgGTCTTTCCCTTATCCACAgaacaggaccgaacggtccatactAGGTAAGACTCATCAGAAGCCGAACACTTATGGTAATACTGAACGTCTACTCGCTACTCAACagttatgaccgaacggtctttaCTAGACAGAACTCCAAGAATGTACGGAATATTATAGAATACATATAATTAGACCTAACCGAAAATCATGAAAGCTTTTATCAGAGACCTAAGAGTTTAAACCGAACATTACAATCTAGGGTCGAACACTATTGAGCTTGGCCGAACACTCTTAATACCTAATGCAGATATATCACGGAATATATTATAAGACCAATCGCTTAGTTCGAAACCGAGCATtactgagaccgagcgcttggttTAAGCACTCTAATATTACACAACAGGTATAAGTTGGTTAAAAACACTAACATAcgaaaatgtttatttatgaaCTGGGAAAAATAATTATAGGATCAAAGACTTACATTATCTGTAGAGTAACCTAACTAGACTGactattaaatgaaaatagaaaactatTAATTGATCAaactcttaaatttcaattatactCAATAGATCACCGATCAGTCATTGACTGAAATTCTCTCTACAAAAGGAGAATCCAGTCCAAATCGAATACCCAATAGAAAACCGAACAGTCAAGATTGACTTTCTGAGACAATTATAGAATACCGCAGATTTAAGCTCAGGCCCTATTCATACCCATTTCGCACCATGTATAAACCATCACTCACATACATACAATCATACAACAACATTGATACTTCATATCAACCAAATAACTAAACAAAACATCATACAAACATGCCAACATTCAAAATAgataatcataattaaattacaagcttcccttacctctaaactcAGTCGAACGCTCACGATTGCAGTATATGGCTCACCACTACCAAATCTTATACACTTAGAGTTTCCCGATTTACGAAGCTATACCAAATAAAAGACCATAATTGCTATCAGAATTTCATAGAAGAAGATgataaactcatgcaaccaaaaacttggcttgcatgtggTACAAAACAGTCGTTCTAAAGAGAgaatgaacttaccagttcaaaCTAACACTTGATCGGCGTAATTGAAAGCTCTTGACACCAGGAGAACCAGGCGTGGCTTGATTGttgatcaaaagaagaaaaagatgaaaatttgtgGAGAGAAGAATGAGAATTTAAGAAAGTTCAGAGAGAGAGAAGATGCATGCAGAAGTGactcaaagttttgaaaaattttcttatatactACCGTCAAAAAACCGATCGGCCACTCAGCTCTGCacacttgtcttccactttctgaatttttAAACCCTTGTCCCTACATGGCTTCCActaattattgattttaatgGCCCTGACATTTTGGCtcttatgatattttatttatttgtaattgtgaaatattttatataatttttttacttttattcaatttttatttgattttataatttaaaatttgatggagataggcaaaaaaaaggtaaatacCAAATctccaaataaaacaaaaattaaatattaagttattttttttagatgtGAGATGATTAActagtgaattttttttattatgttgaggaatttgtttttttagtatATGGAGTTTAAAGTATGGAATGATTTTCACGATggaaataatgaatttttttttgtggttcctccatttttttcttttttctttttttatcatttaataaaaatttgatgtAATGATAATTATGTTCAGCATGagcttattaaaaaaatattacaccataataaatataattattagcataacATCACACAAATCTcattaaatttgataattagcatacatatacacaaataataaattaaatatcacatattttttcaattagcTTTATTTGTCAATGAGTtatcatttttacattttttatcaaCCTCTACTTATAAACAGAATGCATCCTTCCATAGAGTTTCTAGTGGATCTCATATActcacttttacttttttatattttatgaactcttattaatttaagtttcaGATTATCTTTTGTAggaatttttctttattccgTAATAAGATGTACAGGGACAATTACCCAAATTCTCTATACAGACAAAAGACTTATTAGATtgtattaacaatttttttataatatttttatgctgATATTTGAAGTAAGAATTTAATAACTATTAGCttgaaaattaacatattttaatggAATCGTCTCCTTTATAAAATGTGTACTATGCAACCTCTCGTATGTAAGAACAAAAACATTTGAAGGTATTTTTTCACGACTGAAATCACAATTTTAACTAAATCGATCAAACTacgttaataataattataattattataatggaGAGAAAACATTTAATGCAAAGAAATACAAAAGTAGTAACCGATTATATCTAGACATCCGTTAACTTTTGCTTAGACGTTAAAAAACACGTCATCGATTGTGTTGTTAAAGGATGACTAATTGAGGAGagcaaaattaatttatattagaaTCTTTACTTTCTGTAAGTTTTAAATAAGTTGTATCACAAATCTTAAAATTCATAGgatattaaactatttttaaaggtatagataatttattaaatttgtttatgttggaatatttactttttagtcaTTTCATTtggaatattaaatttgttaaaggTATAGATGTCATTTCATTTAATTGTTAAcatgattaaataatttgtactaaatttttatataaaggtgatctatctgaaaaaaaaaatcaatgttgTTAACTATTGTCCTCTTAAGAAATTATGCAGATATTTTTAGAATCatgttaaaagattaaaaaaaaacacgtCTCACATAatctctttaaattttttaaaaaatgttatttaagaCATGATTTCACAAATAAAGAAGTAAAAATTAAGTTAGAGCAGAAGTTAGAAACTGACACCTGTAAACACTGCAGATATTTATGTGCGTGAAGGTGGGATCACGTGAAAGGTTGGAAGGCGGTTTCCTACCTGAACCGCCTACCAATCCATCATTCAAAAAATTTCCGACACGTGTCTAAAAGAAGGGTGATCAAGCATACGCAAACCCCACTGGGTAACCTGTAACCCAACCAGCCGGTAAAGGGCGGTTCAATCCGGCACACGCcattcataaaataattcaaaatccCAACCCCTACAGCTCTATAAATAACCATTTCTGCCCCTTCTATCTCTACCTTCAactgtaaaaaagaaaaagaaaacttctcGTTTTCTTTCTCTGACGCTATAACGTGTTTCGTTTTCTCTCTCTAGAAATGGGAACAGCTATCCTCCGTTCCCACGATTGCCTCCAAGGTCGCTTTCTCCGTAATGAAGCCTTCGCCATAGCTACGTCACGCGTAGCGTCGCGAAGAAACTCTAACCCTAATAACAAACATGCCTTCGCCTCCTCCGCCAATCAAATACGCCGCCGGAAGCGGAGTCCGGTCATTGATCGAGATCGCCATCGATCCTCCGACCGATCGACGGAGGATTCTCCGTCCTCGGCGAACCTCGTCATGGGACAAGTTAAGATCCTGAAGCGGGGCGAGAATTTGAGCCTGCTGAACAATCATACCGAGGTTAGATCGAAGAGGGAGATGGGCCTGGATTTGTTACTGGGCTCCACGGTCCGATTGGGGCCCGATCCTTTAACCGTGAAGAAGCAGATTAGGGTTTCGGATCCGAACAACGGCGTGTACGCGGGATCGGCGTTCGTTTCGTCGCCGCATCCGAGTTCCGTTCCGGTGCCGGGATTTTTAGGACGTAACGGCGCGGCCACCAGTGATTTGCGGCGGTTGCTGCGACTCGATTTGGAATGATTAGTTCGATGATTTCGGTGTTTGCTTAATATTTGTCTTCTACTTTGGAATGATTAGTTGTTGGTGTATGATGAGTGCCCGTATGGTCTCTGATGCGcttcctttattttttcaaGAGGATAGCCGCAGGGTTCGGGCACCTGAAGAAGAAGCGGAGAAAGCAACGCGTGAAGGTGGTAGGAAGGATATTTGTGCTACAGTTTCTGAAAGGGGTTAGTTAGTTAGGTAGTGTCGCCGTTAGTTTTAACTCTGTTAAAGGTAAAAGGGGTTGGGTAGAAGAAATGAGAATGTTGGTCTCATATATGGGAATCCTGAATATGTAGTTAATGGGGGTTTCGTTTGATAGAAGCAAGTTTGATGTTTGttctgtgtttgtttgtgtttttagGGGGTGTTTGTGTGATGCTCTTATTATGATACTGATACAGTAGCTGTGAAACTTATGTTAGTAATGAAACGAAGTTCCTAGTATTAGTGTGTCTTTTTCTCTTGTGGCTAGTGGAATTGGACATTTGATTGAAAACATTTGTGCCCGTTTTTTACTTGATTTGATGGTTTCGGTGCAGATCAGTGCTGTGAAGTGGCGTCAAGGAAACTCGGGGTGAAGTGCTCTGTCTCTGATTAAATGTTATATTACATGTTTTGATTTCATGGGGAGTTTAGTGAGTCTAACTGGGGTGATGTCTTTTTGGGATTACAGTAAGATCTGTTTTATATGTTGATTTTATTTCACAAACACGCATTTTCAATTTAGTAACCTGAAGGGTGAAGGGGAAATTACTTTACTTTTTtctgttgtttttgttgttagATCTCGAggaaaacctaacaaaatgTTTGAACACAGTGCCGAAAACCCTTGGATTGTTTTCCCCCATTTTGTCCGTGTAGAGAAAATTTGTTTACTTTCATTTGTAGGTGTCTTAAGGTAGAATTGTCAGTTTGATTTTGAGCTTCTGCACAATTACATGTCACAAATTATAATTGAAGTTCCATTGTTCCCCACTTAACATAGGGAGACTTGAAAGTCTTCAACCCGCACAACTCAGTTAATGAAGCTAATTAGGGGGTTAGGACGGCTTTAAAAAACTTAGCCCACAACCTATGTAAATGTTCAAATAATCTTCTAAACCAAGTTATTCGAGAATTGAAGTGTTGAATCAAATGAAGTTTTCTATTTCCTTGTGCACCACAGTtgactatattttattaggctaAAATCACTTCTCTCGGTCAATTTCATGTTGCATATTTTTTGCGATTTATTTACAGTGACTAATTCACTGTATTGTTTTAAGAATTTACAGTTCATTGTTTATATGTTGTTCATTTGTTAACTTGCGCTGTCTGAAGGGTAATTGCTACATTGGAAATATACCTTTTAGCTGAGTAGTCTTATTACTCTGATCATGATGATGATGCTATTGTTGTCTCCAAAATTCCAAGCAGAACTTTACTCGACGCTGATAGTTGTGTGTTCATACAGATGTAGTTATTTCTAGATCTGAAAAACTGTTAAAGATGAATGTAAGCCAAttcttctctcattttcttgCAAATTTTCGTTCCTATCTTTGATTAAATTAACATAAGCAATCAGAAGCTTGacaatctgaaaaaaaaaaaatcatcccATCTATTTCCCTAATTCGTGAccatataaaatgaaaaatttgtaaGATGGTGGTGGTAACAATTTATCATATACATGGTTTCATATCTTTCCAACTATCAAATCACGGGGATTTCTTTTTTGCATCCCATATTTTGTTCTTACTTACACTCATAGATACGAAAATTTCTTCTGTGATATACATTTTATGCACCTGCTCATTTTCATGGACCCCCAACAGACTATCTCCTTAACTTCACCGCACTCCCACTTCCTCTGCAATAGTATGATTGGGTGCCTAAGGAAGTGTTGCGGAACACCACACTGTCTCCACCAACGTAAAACACAAGAACAGGTTGGAGGGTTAAATGTGGGGTGCAAGAAGCAATTCCATAATTGTTTTCTGAGTCTCCCCATTACACTGTAAGAGTAAAATATGACTTtcaaaattattgtatttttatattaatttatttaaaaattttggacTATCCATTTTAGACTCATCCTAGATAAATGTATTAAAGAATATCCGtttctaaattaatttgtacTATTTCGGATGagatttattattttggaattgTGTTACATCTGAATAAATCTATCCCAAAAgtttctttctaaaattaaaactttttacttttaagcTTAGCTTCTGGGAAAGCAttaataaacaagaaaaaaaattaaataaaattatttagagaagaataattaaactaaggaaaaattgaatatatttatttattgttaatacagttatttttattttagtaatattgtttttattatatataataaagaaatatagaattattaataaaatattaacatcataattaatcatattttgtataaaaggcaaatataaacataattgattctatttttaaaataattaattttataattaatatttatgatatcATTTAACATGATTTTCTGTACAGAACTTTTATTATTTGTCAAGAAAGTTGAAAGTttcatttttcatgtttttcagtaattatatataaatagtttttctacaaaaaaataataataatccttgtttcttttttttcagaCTTTTTCCTTTTCCAGATACAAACACATCTGAAGTGTTTTTGGACATGGCGAGTCTAATGAAGCAAAGGACAGCAGCTgaacaagatagagagaaacATGGCAGTGACCACTTTTTAAGAAATATTCATCAATCATaaatgctcaagaataaaaatattaaaacttaattttaaattataagttttataatAGGCTTTAGAATatactttttctaaaattataatgtgTAGTCTGGAAACACATTTCgacaatattttttagataaaataagaattttgaaaacccattttttttattttacctataAAACGGAAAAATTATGGAAGTAccaaaaaacaatttcaaaaggATTAACAACCAGAAAATCACAAGAAAATTTCTAAATGATCCCTCTCCTCTCTTTGTGCTATAGTTTGtccatataattttaaattggttGATATCGAATTGTTTTCCGATTATACAACTTGAAACTTTTTCTTGagtcacaatttttttaaatcaataaagATCTTATTGTTCTTGTacataaatactaaaaaaaatgtgtagATAAATGTaacatgaaaaatgaaaattgcaCACCAGATGTATATTTATgacaatattaaaatgaaaagatgaatataaaattaaaaaataattgagatatattttattgataatatgaAAGATAATGTAGTTAGAAGTGAGGATGAGATATTGCTTGTgtcttttgttattattttgttcaGCTTATAAGAAAATACGTATTAATTTTGGACAGAGTAATGATACATTTTTtcgtattaatattttatattttttataataaaaaaattattaataatgtgTAAACGGTAAAGTGTCATATTtgataaaatgtaaataaaataagtttattagaaaaattatttagtatattttaaaaaatatatattgtatttattttgttatataaatgaggTCCACAcacatttgtttttaataaaattaataaggtgataataaaatactaatgtAATCTTAATGGATTATTTTAATAAGTCAAGAGTAGGTCATCCTATTAAATAATGACATTGACATTCATGCAATGGAAAATATGGTA contains:
- the LOC128193643 gene encoding uncharacterized protein LOC128193643 isoform X1; this encodes MGTAILRSHDCLQGRFLRNEAFAIATSRVASRRNSNPNNKHAFASSANQIRRRKRSPVIDRDRHRSSDRSTEDSPSSANLVMGQVKILKRGENLSLLNNHTEVRSKREMGLDLLLGSTVRLGPDPLTVKKQIRVSDPNNGVYAGSAFVSSPHPSSVPVPGFLGRNGAATSDLRRLLRLDLE
- the LOC128193643 gene encoding uncharacterized protein LOC128193643 isoform X2 codes for the protein MISCWCMMSARMVSDALPLFFQEDSRRVRAPEEEAEKATREDQCCEVASRKLGTISLTSPHSHFLCNSMIGCLRKCCGTPHCLHQRKTQEQVGGLNVGCKKQFHNCFLSLPITLLFPFPDTNTSEVFLDMASLMKQRTAAEQDREKHGSDHFLRNIHQS